A genomic region of Rhipicephalus sanguineus isolate Rsan-2018 chromosome 1, BIME_Rsan_1.4, whole genome shotgun sequence contains the following coding sequences:
- the LOC119403353 gene encoding uncharacterized protein LOC119403353: protein MTCWKRTQAAFLTCTAILLLSTGRATVAATFPSGYFYPRAYLSSPAQHTASPSTQHQFYAASSPVAASGSSKSGTTYVIRSLREGEMIKPEQTTMSGGFDGYASSPVLSAAFPNYERNYNFVRPYLSGPVMAPWQFVH from the exons ATGACTTGCTGG AAGAGAACACAAGCTGCATTCCTGACATGTACGGCGATATTGTTGCTATCGACGGGCAGAGCCACGGTGGCGGCTACTTTTCCAAGTGGCTACTTCTACCCACGGGCCTACCTGAGCAGCCCCGCGCAGCACACGGCGAGTCCCAGCACACAGCACCAGTTCTACGCGGCCAGCAGCCCTGTGGCGGCCAGCGGTAGCAGCAAGAGTGGCACGACATACGTGATCCGCTCGCTCCGGGAAGGCGAGATGATCAAGCCCGAGCAGACGACCATGTCGGGCGGATTCGACGGGTACGCCAGCAGCCCGGTGCTGTCAGCAGCGTTCCCAAATTACGAACGGAACTACAACTTCGTCAGGCCTTATCTCTCAGGGCCGGTCATGGCACCATGGCAGTTTGTTCACTGA